In Deinococcus sedimenti, a single genomic region encodes these proteins:
- the miaB gene encoding tRNA (N6-isopentenyl adenosine(37)-C2)-methylthiotransferase MiaB produces the protein MKAMIVTYGCQMNEYDTHLVQSQLVSFGADIVDSVDVADFVLLNTCAIRGKPVEKVRSLLGDLRKIRARRPLVIGMMGCLAQLEEGQQMARKFGVDILLGPGSLLDIGKALESNERFWGLAFRDELHDHVPPAPAGQLQAHLTIMRGCDHHCTYCIVPTTRGPQVSRHPDDILRELDSLLVTGVQEVTLLGQNVNAYGVDQGARVGGYPSFANLLRLVGRSGVRRVKFTTSHPMNFTEDVAAAMAETPAICEYVHLPVQSGSNRVLRRMAREYTREDYLRHVADIRKHLPHAVLATDIIVGFPGETEEDFQDTLSLYDEVGFDSAYMFAYSPRPGTPSYKHFDDLPREVKTERLERLIARQKEWSARKNAAKVGTIQELLLRGEAHDSGFLEGHTRGNHPTVVPKAVGVTGPGVHLARIEHATPHMMYAKLVDAHGNDLPELPKLNPEAAALTSPLAMA, from the coding sequence ATGAAGGCAATGATCGTCACCTACGGGTGTCAGATGAACGAGTACGACACGCATCTGGTGCAGTCGCAGCTCGTGAGTTTCGGGGCGGACATCGTGGACAGCGTGGACGTGGCCGATTTCGTGCTGCTGAACACCTGCGCCATTCGCGGGAAGCCCGTCGAGAAGGTCCGCAGTCTGCTGGGCGACCTGCGCAAGATCAGGGCCCGCCGCCCCCTGGTGATCGGCATGATGGGCTGCCTGGCGCAGCTGGAGGAAGGGCAGCAGATGGCGCGCAAGTTTGGCGTGGACATCCTGCTGGGGCCGGGCAGCCTGCTGGATATCGGGAAGGCGCTGGAGAGCAACGAGCGTTTCTGGGGTCTGGCGTTCCGGGATGAGCTGCACGATCACGTGCCGCCTGCTCCGGCGGGGCAGTTGCAGGCGCACCTGACGATCATGCGGGGGTGTGATCATCACTGCACGTACTGCATCGTGCCGACGACGCGCGGGCCGCAGGTGAGCCGTCATCCGGACGACATCCTGCGGGAACTGGATTCGCTGCTGGTGACGGGGGTGCAGGAGGTGACGCTGCTGGGTCAGAACGTGAACGCGTACGGCGTGGATCAGGGCGCGCGGGTGGGCGGGTACCCGAGTTTCGCGAACCTGTTGCGGCTGGTGGGGCGCAGTGGGGTGCGGCGCGTGAAGTTCACGACGAGTCACCCGATGAACTTCACGGAGGACGTCGCGGCGGCCATGGCCGAGACCCCGGCGATCTGCGAGTACGTGCACCTGCCGGTGCAGAGCGGCAGTAACCGGGTGCTGCGGCGCATGGCGCGCGAGTACACGCGCGAGGATTACCTGCGGCACGTGGCGGACATCCGCAAGCACCTGCCGCACGCGGTCCTGGCGACGGACATCATCGTGGGGTTCCCCGGCGAGACCGAGGAGGACTTCCAAGACACGCTGAGCCTGTACGACGAGGTGGGGTTCGACAGTGCGTACATGTTCGCGTACTCGCCCCGCCCCGGCACGCCCAGTTACAAGCACTTCGATGACCTGCCGCGCGAGGTGAAGACCGAGCGGCTGGAGCGGCTGATCGCGCGGCAGAAGGAGTGGAGCGCCCGGAAGAACGCCGCGAAGGTCGGCACCATCCAGGAGCTGCTGCTGCGCGGCGAGGCGCACGACAGTGGTTTCCTGGAAGGCCACACGCGCGGGAACCACCCTACCGTGGTACCCAAGGCGGTCGGCGTGACCGGTCCCGGCGTGCATCTGGCACGGATCGAGCACGCGACGCCGCACATGATGTACGCGAAACTCGTGGACGCCCACGGGAACGACCTGCCGGAACTGCCGAAACTGAACCCGGAGGCCGCCGCGTTGACGTCGCCACTGGCGATGGCCTGA
- a CDS encoding amidase, with protein MTDATSAVPDPQRAWAFRPASPLPGAPGGPLSGLTFSVKDLFGVTGWPLRASTRAPVPDPGPSPLVTRLLALGASAVGKTHLHEIALGITGVNGFSGTDHPFLPGRVPGGSSSGAAVSVALGQVDFALGTDTGGSIRVPAAWCGVVGFKPTKGHPAWPTGGVLPLSVTCDHAGPLARDVATVTRVHEALTGRAVSEVALGGLRVGLWLPGGWVTEDVRVALRDVAGTLTGAGATVEDMDFPEVLDAYSPIVLSEAAHVHRDALRHDDPGFLPFTLASLRQGAALTDTEVRAAQERRAAYRAQLDDLFTRFDLILAPAVPTPPPAQGQDEVLLPDGPTPLRRAVLRLTAPFSLLGAPVVALPTRTALIGAQLIAPHGQDDRLLGLARTLERTLGLA; from the coding sequence GTGACCGACGCCACTTCTGCCGTTCCGGACCCGCAGCGGGCCTGGGCGTTCCGTCCGGCCTCTCCCCTGCCCGGCGCGCCCGGTGGGCCGCTGTCGGGATTGACGTTCAGCGTGAAGGACCTGTTCGGCGTGACGGGCTGGCCGCTGCGGGCCAGTACCCGCGCGCCCGTACCGGACCCCGGCCCGAGTCCGCTGGTCACGCGGCTGCTGGCGCTGGGCGCGTCCGCGGTCGGGAAGACGCACCTGCATGAGATCGCGCTGGGCATCACGGGCGTGAACGGCTTCAGCGGCACGGACCATCCGTTCCTGCCGGGCCGCGTGCCGGGCGGGAGCAGCAGCGGCGCGGCGGTCAGCGTGGCGCTGGGGCAGGTGGACTTCGCGCTGGGGACGGACACGGGCGGCAGCATCCGCGTGCCCGCCGCGTGGTGCGGCGTGGTGGGCTTCAAACCCACCAAGGGGCACCCTGCGTGGCCGACGGGCGGCGTGCTGCCGCTGTCCGTGACGTGTGATCACGCGGGGCCGCTGGCGCGGGACGTGGCGACCGTCACGCGCGTCCACGAGGCCCTGACCGGGCGGGCGGTGTCGGAGGTGGCCCTGGGTGGCCTGCGGGTGGGGCTGTGGCTGCCGGGCGGCTGGGTCACGGAGGACGTCCGCGTGGCGCTGCGAGATGTGGCGGGTACCCTGACCGGCGCGGGCGCGACCGTGGAGGACATGGACTTCCCCGAGGTGCTCGACGCGTACTCCCCGATCGTGCTGAGCGAGGCGGCGCACGTTCACCGCGATGCGCTGCGCCACGACGACCCGGGCTTCCTGCCGTTCACGCTGGCCTCGCTGCGGCAGGGCGCGGCCCTGACGGACACAGAGGTGAGGGCCGCGCAGGAGCGCCGCGCCGCGTACCGCGCGCAGCTGGACGACCTGTTCACGCGTTTCGATCTGATCCTCGCCCCGGCGGTGCCCACCCCGCCCCCCGCGCAGGGCCAGGACGAGGTCCTGCTGCCGGACGGCCCCACCCCGCTGCGCCGCGCGGTGCTGCGCCTCACCGCGCCGTTCAGTCTGCTGGGCGCGCCCGTGGTGGCCCTGCCGACCCGCACCGCGCTCATAGGTGCGCAGCTGATCGCCCCGCACGGACAGGACGACCGCCTGCTGGGACTGGCCCGCACGCTGGAACGTACCCTGGGACTCGCATGA
- a CDS encoding LEA type 2 family protein, with the protein MRPLLAVTAVLPALALGACAPLQQIVQVPQVEVQGVRLTSLTLPGGFGSAPVANLTMNLWVTNPNPLPLRVANLAGSLIIDGANVGDVNFPNVAIPARGSSEQLAQVSVPVTLNTAASFLKVARGQLVTYRVDGGFTADFGPLGLQQFGPFTLSQGQWKQNPIVPF; encoded by the coding sequence ATGCGACCCCTTCTGGCCGTGACCGCCGTGCTGCCCGCCCTGGCCCTGGGAGCCTGCGCGCCCCTGCAACAGATCGTGCAGGTTCCGCAGGTGGAGGTGCAGGGCGTGCGCCTGACCAGCCTGACCCTCCCCGGCGGCTTCGGCAGCGCCCCCGTGGCGAACCTGACCATGAACCTGTGGGTCACGAACCCGAATCCGCTGCCGCTGCGCGTGGCGAACCTGGCGGGCTCGCTGATCATCGATGGGGCGAACGTGGGGGACGTGAACTTCCCGAACGTGGCGATTCCCGCGCGGGGCAGCTCGGAGCAGCTGGCGCAGGTCAGCGTGCCCGTCACCCTGAACACGGCCGCGTCGTTCCTGAAGGTCGCGCGGGGGCAGCTGGTCACGTACCGGGTGGACGGGGGGTTCACGGCGGACTTCGGTCCGCTGGGCCTGCAGCAGTTCGGGCCGTTCACGCTGTCGCAGGGCCAGTGGAAGCAGAATCCCATCGTGCCGTTCTGA
- a CDS encoding outer membrane lipoprotein carrier protein LolA encodes MSKRLTLTLLAGLLSVVGAQTAQDIVSKVDAAQKAAKDVSFRLSGNASFDSAAQKIDLTVKAIPAQSLARVQFMAPDALADNVIVADKTEIRQYMYLTNQITVTSAQKAAEQAGLGLDFTQLTNTASMLARYNVKLLGTTGTAGKRVYQLEATPKTGGSDSSRVWITEAGWRPTRIQLLSGGKTIADLTVSSYKVNSGLTATAIRQLPKDAQIIKQ; translated from the coding sequence ATGAGCAAACGCCTGACCCTGACCCTCCTCGCGGGCCTCCTGAGCGTCGTGGGTGCACAGACCGCGCAGGACATCGTAAGTAAAGTCGACGCCGCGCAGAAGGCCGCGAAGGACGTCTCGTTCCGCCTGAGCGGCAACGCCAGTTTCGACAGCGCCGCGCAGAAGATCGACCTGACCGTCAAGGCCATCCCCGCCCAGAGCCTCGCCCGCGTGCAGTTCATGGCGCCCGACGCGCTGGCCGACAACGTGATCGTGGCCGACAAGACCGAAATCCGCCAGTACATGTACCTCACCAACCAGATCACCGTGACCAGCGCGCAGAAAGCCGCCGAGCAGGCCGGGCTGGGCCTGGACTTCACGCAGCTGACCAACACGGCCAGCATGCTCGCCCGGTACAACGTCAAGCTCCTGGGCACCACCGGCACCGCTGGGAAGCGCGTGTACCAGCTGGAAGCCACCCCCAAGACCGGCGGCAGCGACAGCAGCCGCGTGTGGATCACCGAGGCCGGCTGGCGTCCCACCCGCATCCAGCTGCTCAGCGGCGGTAAGACCATCGCCGACCTGACCGTCAGCAGCTACAAGGTCAACAGCGGCCTGACCGCCACCGCGATCCGTCAACTGCCCAAGGACGCGCAGATCATCAAGCAGTAA
- a CDS encoding ABC transporter ATP-binding protein: protein MPRVTSLPARPAALEGRDLMQAFGPQVVLRGVSVAVQPGEVVAVTGPSGSGKSTLLHLLGGLDAPQSGEVHWAGERVDVLGTQVRAQRRAAQLGLVFQHHYLLEDLTVLENVLIPTRLSGRGDESRARALLGRVGLTGRESAYPAVLSGGERQRVAVARALAAHPAAVLADEPTGSLDRANAQAVAQLLVNLAREEGAGVLLVTHDDRLTRYADRTLHLLDGQFTDEAPDFA, encoded by the coding sequence ATGCCCCGCGTGACGAGCCTGCCTGCCCGCCCCGCTGCCCTGGAGGGCCGAGACCTGATGCAGGCGTTCGGGCCGCAGGTCGTGCTGCGCGGCGTGTCCGTGGCCGTCCAGCCGGGCGAGGTGGTGGCCGTGACGGGGCCGTCGGGCAGCGGGAAGAGTACGCTGCTGCACCTGCTGGGGGGACTGGACGCTCCGCAGAGCGGTGAGGTGCACTGGGCGGGCGAGCGCGTGGACGTCCTGGGGACGCAGGTGCGCGCGCAGCGGCGCGCGGCGCAGCTGGGGCTGGTGTTCCAGCATCATTACCTGCTGGAGGACCTGACGGTGCTGGAGAACGTGCTGATTCCCACGCGTCTGTCGGGCCGGGGAGACGAGAGCCGGGCGCGCGCGCTGCTGGGCCGGGTGGGCCTGACGGGCCGTGAGTCGGCGTACCCGGCGGTCCTGAGTGGCGGGGAGCGGCAGCGGGTGGCGGTGGCGCGGGCCCTGGCGGCGCACCCGGCGGCGGTGCTGGCGGATGAACCGACCGGGAGTCTGGACCGGGCGAATGCGCAGGCGGTCGCGCAGCTGCTCGTGAACCTCGCGCGGGAGGAAGGGGCGGGGGTGCTGCTGGTCACGCACGACGACCGCCTGACCCGGTACGCGGACCGGACGCTGCATCTGCTGGACGGGCAGTTCACGGACGAGGCGCCGGATTTCGCGTGA
- a CDS encoding Crp/Fnr family transcriptional regulator, producing the protein MARLDDLKLSPLFQNVPQEALLEASQVTTERHFRAGQVILEQDAEGEALHLLTRGVVRVSRVSLGSRERVMGDVYAPAVVGETAVLGGGERSATVRALSDVTTLMLYRTHFQQILRRYPDVLWNLSAMLVRRVTFLNDELIAFGLNTEAALSHVFTNLYQQRVRAGVPDPEVLPLTTQDIMARISSSRETVSRVMRRLQQANLVKSNGQQVMLLDVDGLLGITLEEAEQFE; encoded by the coding sequence ATGGCCCGGCTGGACGACCTCAAACTCTCCCCACTCTTTCAGAACGTGCCCCAGGAGGCGCTGCTGGAAGCGTCCCAGGTCACCACGGAACGCCACTTCCGGGCCGGGCAGGTCATCCTGGAACAGGACGCCGAAGGGGAAGCCCTTCACCTGCTCACCCGCGGCGTGGTGCGCGTCTCCCGCGTCAGCCTGGGCAGCCGCGAACGCGTCATGGGTGACGTGTACGCCCCCGCCGTCGTCGGCGAGACCGCCGTGCTCGGCGGCGGCGAACGCAGCGCCACCGTCCGCGCCCTGAGCGACGTGACCACCCTGATGCTGTACCGCACGCACTTCCAGCAGATCCTGCGCCGCTACCCCGACGTCCTGTGGAACCTCAGCGCCATGCTCGTCCGGCGCGTCACATTCCTGAACGACGAACTCATCGCCTTCGGCCTGAACACCGAAGCGGCCCTGAGCCACGTCTTCACGAACCTCTACCAGCAGCGCGTCCGCGCCGGCGTGCCCGACCCCGAAGTGCTGCCCCTGACCACCCAGGACATCATGGCCCGCATCTCCTCCAGTCGCGAAACCGTCTCACGCGTCATGCGGCGCCTGCAGCAGGCGAACCTCGTGAAGAGCAACGGCCAGCAGGTCATGCTGCTCGACGTCGACGGCCTGCTGGGCATCACGCTCGAAGAAGCCGAGCAGTTCGAATAA
- a CDS encoding MaoC family dehydratase, translating into MNEDLNRPQGRYLEELTPGTVIRHRVTRTVTEADNVFFTTMTMNPQPLHLDHEYAAASEFGRPLVNSLLTLSLLVGLSVHELTLGTLVANLGLTDVVFPKPVFHGDTIRAESEVLEVRESRSRPDAGIVIVEHRALNQRGEVVAKCKRTALMQRRPA; encoded by the coding sequence ATGAATGAGGATCTGAACCGCCCGCAGGGGCGTTACCTGGAGGAACTGACGCCCGGCACCGTGATCCGGCACCGCGTGACGCGCACGGTCACGGAGGCGGACAACGTGTTCTTCACGACCATGACGATGAATCCGCAGCCGCTGCACCTGGATCACGAGTACGCGGCCGCGTCCGAGTTCGGGCGGCCGCTGGTGAACAGCCTGCTGACCCTGAGTCTGCTGGTGGGCCTGAGCGTGCATGAGCTGACGCTGGGCACGCTGGTCGCGAACCTGGGACTGACGGACGTGGTGTTCCCGAAACCGGTGTTCCACGGGGATACCATCCGCGCGGAGTCGGAGGTGCTGGAGGTCCGCGAGAGCCGCAGCCGCCCCGACGCGGGGATCGTCATCGTGGAGCACCGCGCGCTGAACCAGCGGGGCGAGGTCGTCGCGAAGTGCAAACGGACCGCGCTGATGCAGCGGCGGCCCGCCTGA
- a CDS encoding HpcH/HpaI aldolase/citrate lyase family protein gives MSTNVRLAGRPAGLARPRSLLFAPGNRADLIAKLPRSAPDAVVIDLEDAIPGTPEAKAAARPVARDAARDLIAAAPHLPVFLRVNAVHSPYFADDLHVLTPELAGVVVPKLERADDVRQVVNALATFGLTLPILAGLETGAGVWHAHEILREDAVKWAYFGAEDYTTDLGGRRTPGGLEVLYARSQVALAARLTGVPALDIVVTALNDPERFREDARLGRALGYAGKLCIHPAQVELAHELFGATPAETARARALLAAAHDAATQGHGAFSFEGQMVDEPMLAAARAILAQDHAGLPHTGGTHE, from the coding sequence ATGTCAACGAACGTTCGTTTGGCCGGGCGTCCCGCTGGGCTGGCGCGGCCCCGCAGCCTGCTGTTCGCGCCGGGGAACCGCGCCGACCTGATCGCCAAACTGCCCCGCAGTGCGCCCGACGCGGTCGTGATCGACCTGGAGGACGCCATTCCCGGCACGCCCGAGGCGAAGGCCGCGGCCCGCCCGGTCGCGCGGGACGCCGCGCGGGACCTGATCGCCGCCGCGCCGCACCTGCCGGTGTTCCTGCGCGTGAACGCCGTGCACTCGCCGTACTTCGCGGATGACCTGCATGTCCTGACGCCCGAACTGGCGGGGGTGGTCGTCCCGAAACTGGAGCGTGCGGATGACGTGCGGCAGGTCGTGAACGCCCTGGCGACCTTCGGCCTGACCCTGCCGATCCTGGCGGGCCTGGAGACCGGCGCCGGGGTATGGCACGCGCACGAGATCCTGCGCGAGGACGCCGTGAAGTGGGCGTACTTCGGCGCGGAGGACTACACCACCGACCTGGGCGGGCGCCGCACGCCCGGGGGTCTGGAGGTCCTGTACGCCCGCTCTCAGGTGGCGCTCGCCGCGCGCCTGACCGGCGTGCCCGCGCTGGACATCGTCGTGACCGCCCTGAACGACCCGGAACGCTTCCGCGAGGACGCCCGACTGGGCCGCGCGCTGGGCTACGCCGGAAAGCTGTGCATCCACCCTGCGCAGGTCGAACTGGCGCACGAGCTGTTCGGCGCGACGCCCGCCGAGACCGCCCGCGCCCGCGCCCTGCTCGCCGCCGCGCACGACGCCGCCACGCAGGGCCACGGCGCGTTCAGCTTCGAGGGCCAGATGGTGGACGAACCCATGCTCGCCGCCGCGCGCGCCATCCTGGCGCAGGATCACGCCGGACTCCCGCACACTGGAGGCACGCATGAATGA
- a CDS encoding MFS transporter, whose protein sequence is MDPLNSGDQLSPPAHGDDPGAGWQRRFWSIFGGQALSLIGSAMTQFVLLWWITDTTGSAAALGVAGVAALLPQALLSPLGGILADRYSRRAIMITADVISAACMLVLISLFASGGVQLWHVYTMMAVRSAMQAFQTPAAGASTAMLVPASFLPRAAGLNQTLQGIMTVAAAPLGALAISVLPLGAALGIDVATALLGVAPLLRYAVPQPRVTRLAGAGVLSDFRAGVNVVWRDAGLRRLYLLLGAVVLAVMPTFTLTPLLVKTHFAGGAGQVALMEGLSGVGMIAGGVLVAALNPRRPVVTILLSFAASCLTVALTALAPGDAFWLAVVWWVVSGVTFSFGNAPMTALLQRVIPNELQGRALSLLNMVMGLAGPVGLALAAPLGEWIGVRGVFVVGGVLSGAAALAGFLSPALRRLDAPVGPPSGEASQAG, encoded by the coding sequence ATGGACCCGCTGAACTCAGGGGACCAGCTCAGCCCCCCGGCCCACGGGGACGATCCGGGCGCCGGCTGGCAGCGGCGCTTCTGGAGCATCTTCGGCGGGCAGGCGCTGTCGCTGATCGGGTCGGCCATGACGCAGTTCGTACTGCTGTGGTGGATCACCGATACGACCGGCAGCGCCGCCGCGCTGGGCGTGGCGGGCGTGGCGGCGCTGCTGCCGCAGGCGCTGCTGTCCCCGCTGGGCGGGATTCTCGCCGACCGCTACAGCCGACGCGCGATCATGATCACGGCCGACGTGATCAGCGCCGCGTGCATGCTCGTGCTGATCAGCCTGTTCGCCAGCGGCGGCGTGCAGCTGTGGCACGTCTACACCATGATGGCGGTGCGCAGCGCCATGCAGGCCTTCCAGACTCCGGCAGCGGGGGCGAGTACCGCCATGCTGGTGCCTGCCAGTTTCCTGCCGCGCGCGGCGGGCCTGAACCAGACCCTCCAGGGCATCATGACGGTGGCCGCCGCGCCGCTGGGCGCCCTGGCGATCAGTGTGCTGCCGCTGGGCGCGGCCCTGGGGATCGATGTGGCCACCGCGCTGCTGGGAGTCGCGCCGCTGCTGCGCTACGCGGTGCCGCAACCCCGCGTGACCCGGCTGGCCGGGGCGGGTGTCCTCTCGGACTTCCGGGCGGGCGTGAACGTGGTGTGGCGCGACGCGGGCCTGCGCCGCCTGTACCTGCTGCTGGGCGCGGTGGTGCTGGCCGTCATGCCGACCTTCACGCTCACGCCGCTGCTGGTCAAGACCCACTTCGCCGGAGGGGCGGGGCAGGTGGCCCTCATGGAGGGCCTGTCGGGGGTGGGCATGATCGCGGGTGGCGTGCTCGTCGCGGCCCTGAATCCGCGCCGTCCGGTGGTGACGATCCTCCTGTCGTTCGCCGCGTCGTGCCTGACGGTGGCCCTGACGGCCCTGGCGCCCGGGGATGCGTTCTGGCTGGCGGTCGTGTGGTGGGTCGTGAGTGGCGTGACGTTCTCGTTCGGGAACGCACCCATGACGGCGCTGCTTCAGCGGGTCATCCCGAACGAGTTGCAGGGCCGCGCGCTGTCCCTGCTGAACATGGTCATGGGGCTGGCCGGGCCGGTGGGGCTGGCGCTGGCAGCCCCGCTGGGCGAGTGGATCGGCGTGCGGGGCGTGTTCGTGGTGGGCGGCGTCCTGAGCGGCGCGGCGGCTCTGGCGGGTTTCCTGTCCCCGGCCCTGCGCCGCCTGGACGCGCCGGTCGGTCCCCCATCCGGCGAGGCGTCCCAGGCCGGGTAG
- a CDS encoding TetR/AcrR family transcriptional regulator: MARTRQPELTRAALLDAALAVLRDHGAALSLDAVARAAGVSKGGLLHHYPTRDALLRALGFALIDDFRHKLDAAHAAELAAHGPARGAWLRAYISLTFTPDQDGEALHAALVPLAGHPALLAGLSEAQAFLLTDAEADGVPPGTAHAIRLACDGYWMGDLTGLPRLNDTQAQSLRETLSAWTR, encoded by the coding sequence ATGGCCCGTACCCGTCAGCCCGAACTCACACGCGCCGCCCTGCTCGACGCGGCCCTGGCCGTCCTGCGTGACCACGGCGCCGCCCTCTCACTGGATGCCGTCGCCCGCGCCGCCGGGGTCAGCAAGGGCGGCCTGCTGCATCACTACCCCACCCGCGACGCGCTGTTGCGGGCCCTGGGATTCGCGCTGATCGACGATTTCCGCCACAAGCTGGACGCAGCACACGCCGCCGAACTGGCCGCGCACGGTCCGGCGCGCGGCGCGTGGCTGCGCGCGTACATCAGCCTGACCTTCACCCCCGACCAGGACGGCGAGGCGCTGCACGCGGCCCTAGTGCCACTGGCCGGGCACCCGGCGCTGCTGGCCGGACTGAGCGAGGCACAGGCGTTCCTGCTGACCGACGCCGAGGCGGACGGCGTGCCGCCCGGCACCGCGCACGCCATCCGGCTCGCCTGCGACGGCTACTGGATGGGTGACCTGACCGGCCTGCCGCGCCTGAACGACACGCAGGCGCAGTCCCTGCGGGAGACGCTCAGCGCATGGACCCGCTGA
- the aspS gene encoding aspartate--tRNA(Asn) ligase, with protein sequence MTTPATPEQPAQQRLPRTLTRDLSNHDGQTVRLQGFVHARRDLGGVQFLVLRDVSGVTQCVGSGLTLPLAESSVEVTGKVKAHPKAPGGFEVQVEDFRVISAAVEPAPVEIPKMEWNVNPETMLDYRVVTVRGLKERAALKVQAELVAAFRDHLMTEGFTEISTPKIVSAGAEGGANLFPIDYFGHPAYLAQSPQLYKQIMVGVFERVFEVAPVYRAEEHATSRHLNEYLSLDVEMGFIEDEEDVMSLENRLLAAIMTRLKTTAQAEFDLLGAHIPDVPAHIPRITLMDARALVTEKYGHAVGGKDLDPEAERLLCQHYAETEGSDFVFVTKYPRAARPFYAHPDSNADGTPSSEITRGFDLLFRGIEITSGGQRIHDHAMLMDSIATYKLKPETLEGYTEVFKYGMPPHGGFAIGAERLTAKLLGISNVRYARAFPRDRHRLTP encoded by the coding sequence ATGACCACCCCAGCCACCCCCGAACAGCCCGCCCAGCAACGCCTGCCCCGCACCCTCACCCGCGACCTCAGCAACCACGACGGTCAGACCGTGCGCCTCCAGGGCTTCGTGCACGCCCGGCGCGACCTGGGCGGCGTGCAGTTCCTGGTGCTGCGCGACGTGAGCGGCGTCACCCAGTGCGTCGGCAGCGGCCTGACCCTGCCCCTGGCCGAGAGCAGCGTCGAGGTCACCGGGAAGGTCAAGGCGCACCCCAAAGCCCCCGGCGGGTTCGAGGTGCAGGTCGAGGACTTCCGCGTCATCAGCGCCGCCGTGGAACCCGCCCCGGTCGAGATTCCCAAGATGGAATGGAACGTCAACCCGGAAACCATGCTCGACTACCGCGTCGTCACCGTCCGCGGCCTGAAGGAACGCGCCGCGCTGAAAGTCCAGGCGGAACTCGTCGCCGCGTTCCGCGACCACCTGATGACCGAGGGCTTCACCGAGATCAGCACCCCCAAGATCGTCTCGGCAGGCGCTGAGGGCGGCGCGAACCTGTTCCCCATCGACTACTTCGGGCACCCCGCGTACCTCGCGCAGAGCCCGCAGCTGTACAAGCAGATCATGGTCGGCGTCTTCGAGCGGGTCTTCGAGGTCGCGCCCGTCTACCGCGCCGAGGAACACGCCACCAGCCGCCACCTCAACGAGTACCTGAGCCTGGACGTCGAGATGGGCTTCATCGAGGACGAGGAAGACGTCATGAGCCTGGAAAACCGCCTCCTGGCCGCCATCATGACCCGCCTGAAGACCACCGCGCAGGCCGAGTTCGACCTGCTCGGCGCCCACATCCCCGACGTGCCCGCCCACATCCCCCGCATCACCCTGATGGACGCCCGCGCGCTGGTCACCGAGAAGTACGGGCACGCGGTGGGCGGCAAGGACCTCGACCCGGAAGCGGAACGCCTGCTGTGCCAGCACTACGCGGAAACCGAGGGCAGCGACTTTGTGTTCGTCACCAAGTACCCCCGCGCCGCCCGCCCCTTCTACGCCCACCCCGACAGCAACGCCGACGGCACCCCCAGCAGCGAGATCACGCGCGGCTTCGACCTGCTGTTCCGCGGCATCGAGATCACGAGCGGCGGCCAGCGCATCCACGACCACGCCATGCTCATGGACTCCATCGCCACGTACAAACTCAAGCCCGAGACCCTGGAAGGCTATACCGAGGTCTTCAAGTACGGCATGCCCCCCCACGGCGGCTTCGCCATCGGCGCCGAACGCCTGACCGCCAAACTGCTGGGCATCAGCAACGTCCGCTACGCCCGCGCGTTCCCCCGCGACCGCCACCGCCTGACGCCCTGA
- a CDS encoding TapB family protein, giving the protein MRPLTRFILTATLAAVASPAAQAACTLKDMFPSGTYTYQMTGAAKGTVTTTNAVKGDSVTSTSTVAGTTTTTTWTCTAKGITSTLSSGGASSVTTSTAAMPPLNTWRPGYTWKSAQDLKMDGGITAKSTSVSKIVNRESVKVPAGTFNAWRLDTTTTVTMKLPSSSTPKTTTVKTSVWYAPGTGMIRTSLSGVTMELLKVKR; this is encoded by the coding sequence ATGCGTCCACTCACCCGTTTCATCCTGACCGCCACCCTCGCCGCCGTTGCCAGCCCCGCCGCTCAGGCCGCCTGCACCCTGAAAGACATGTTCCCCAGCGGAACCTACACCTACCAGATGACCGGAGCCGCCAAGGGCACCGTCACCACCACCAACGCCGTCAAGGGCGACAGCGTGACATCCACGAGTACCGTAGCCGGAACCACCACCACCACCACTTGGACGTGCACTGCAAAAGGCATCACCAGCACGCTGTCCAGCGGCGGCGCCAGCAGCGTCACCACCAGCACCGCCGCCATGCCCCCCCTGAACACCTGGCGGCCCGGCTACACCTGGAAGAGCGCCCAGGATCTCAAGATGGACGGCGGCATCACCGCCAAGAGCACCAGCGTCAGCAAGATCGTGAACCGCGAGTCCGTCAAGGTGCCCGCCGGGACGTTCAACGCCTGGCGCCTGGACACCACGACGACCGTGACCATGAAACTCCCCAGCAGCAGCACACCGAAAACCACCACCGTCAAGACCAGCGTCTGGTACGCGCCCGGCACCGGCATGATCCGCACCAGCCTGAGCGGCGTGACCATGGAACTGCTCAAGGTCAAACGCTGA